The Natronoglycomyces albus genome has a segment encoding these proteins:
- the mmsB gene encoding 3-hydroxyisobutyrate dehydrogenase, protein MTSIAFIGLGNMGGPMAANLVKAGHSVTGFDLVPAALEAAREQGVTIASSAPEAVADVDVVITMLPSGKHVLDAYGTGEGLLAAAKPDTLFIDSSTISVDDARVAAKRANAAGHRSIDAPVSGGVMGASAGTLTFMVGGSEADFGKAQPVLEPMAGRVVHCGEAGAGQAAKVCNNMMLAISMVGVSEAFVLGEKLGLTNQALYDVASTASGQCWALTTNCPVPGPVPGSPANRDYKPGFAVSLMSKDLGLAMDAIDSTGTHSQLGTLVAEIYRKFAEEGGAGFDFSGIINQIRDNSQDEAA, encoded by the coding sequence ATGACTTCCATAGCCTTTATCGGTCTGGGCAACATGGGTGGCCCGATGGCGGCCAACCTGGTCAAGGCCGGACACTCAGTGACCGGATTCGACCTGGTTCCCGCCGCGCTCGAGGCCGCGCGCGAACAGGGTGTCACCATCGCCTCCTCCGCGCCAGAGGCCGTGGCTGATGTCGACGTCGTCATCACGATGCTGCCCAGCGGCAAACACGTGCTCGACGCCTACGGCACCGGCGAGGGCCTCCTGGCCGCGGCCAAACCCGACACGTTGTTCATCGACAGCTCCACCATCTCCGTCGATGACGCCCGTGTGGCCGCGAAGCGAGCCAACGCGGCCGGACACCGCAGCATCGACGCCCCGGTCTCCGGTGGCGTCATGGGCGCCAGCGCCGGAACGTTGACCTTTATGGTCGGCGGCTCCGAGGCCGATTTCGGCAAGGCCCAGCCCGTGCTCGAACCGATGGCAGGGCGGGTCGTCCACTGTGGTGAGGCAGGGGCCGGGCAGGCGGCGAAGGTGTGCAACAACATGATGCTGGCCATTTCGATGGTCGGTGTCAGTGAGGCGTTCGTACTCGGGGAGAAGCTGGGCTTGACCAACCAGGCGCTCTATGACGTGGCGTCGACCGCCTCGGGGCAATGCTGGGCGTTGACGACCAACTGCCCGGTGCCTGGCCCCGTTCCGGGTAGCCCGGCCAACCGCGACTACAAGCCCGGCTTTGCCGTGTCGCTGATGAGTAAGGATTTGGGGCTGGCGATGGACGCTATCGACAGCACCGGGACCCACTCTCAGCTGGGTACGCTGGTGGCCGAGATCTACCGCAAGTTCGCCGAAGAGGGCGGGGCGGGATTCGACTTCTCGGGAATCATCAATCAGATCCGTGACAACTCCCAGGACGAGGCAGCATGA
- a CDS encoding enoyl-CoA hydratase, which translates to MSEQAYENIIVTTEGRVGVITLNRPKALNALNDALMREVVAAAEAFDADRGIGAIVVTGSERAFAAGADIKEMQAQSYQDMLLSDWFALWDRFCDVRTPTIAAVSGYALGGGCELAMMCDMLIAADSAKFGQPEITLGVIPGIGGSQRLTRAVGKAKAMDLILTGRQMDAEEAERSGLVSRVVPADTLLKETMEAATKIASMSLPATYVAKEAVNAALETTLAEGVRFERRTFHATFALEDRSEGMAAFIEKRKPEFKHN; encoded by the coding sequence ATGAGTGAACAGGCGTACGAGAACATCATCGTGACCACTGAGGGCCGGGTCGGCGTCATCACGCTGAACCGTCCCAAGGCGCTCAACGCGTTGAATGACGCGCTGATGCGGGAGGTTGTGGCCGCTGCTGAGGCGTTCGACGCCGACCGTGGCATTGGCGCGATCGTGGTGACGGGATCGGAGCGCGCCTTCGCCGCCGGGGCCGACATCAAGGAGATGCAGGCACAGTCCTATCAGGACATGCTGTTGTCGGACTGGTTTGCGCTGTGGGACCGGTTCTGCGATGTACGCACTCCGACGATCGCGGCCGTATCCGGCTATGCGCTGGGCGGTGGCTGCGAGCTGGCGATGATGTGTGACATGTTGATCGCCGCGGATTCGGCCAAGTTCGGACAGCCTGAGATCACCCTGGGTGTCATCCCCGGTATCGGCGGATCGCAGCGCCTGACCCGCGCCGTCGGCAAGGCCAAGGCGATGGACCTGATCCTGACCGGGCGGCAGATGGACGCCGAGGAAGCCGAGCGTTCGGGTCTCGTCTCACGGGTGGTTCCCGCTGACACGTTGTTGAAAGAGACGATGGAGGCGGCGACTAAGATCGCCTCGATGTCCCTTCCGGCCACCTACGTTGCGAAAGAAGCCGTCAATGCGGCCCTGGAGACAACGTTGGCCGAGGGAGTCCGTTTCGAGCGTCGCACGTTCCACGCGACGTTTGCCCTGGAGGACCGCAGTGAGGGAATGGCGGCCTTCATTGAGAAGCGAAAGCCGGAATTCAAGCACAACTAG
- a CDS encoding MarR family winged helix-turn-helix transcriptional regulator — translation MQQFPWDPIAEARQNWRAWGWEAAADGMAAVTSIMRVQQILLGRIETVLKPFGISFARFEMLRLLRFAQNGRMAMSRARNLLQVHPASVTNIVDRLEADGFVRRVAHPDDGRAVLVEITDQGSALVAEATDALNTHIFENTGFADTELATLTRLLADFRRRSGDFGPAQEPPDPL, via the coding sequence GTGCAGCAGTTTCCGTGGGACCCCATAGCCGAGGCTCGACAAAATTGGCGCGCGTGGGGATGGGAAGCTGCCGCCGACGGAATGGCCGCGGTCACCTCGATCATGCGCGTCCAGCAAATCTTGCTCGGGCGTATTGAAACCGTGCTCAAACCCTTCGGCATCTCGTTCGCCCGGTTCGAGATGCTGCGGCTACTACGCTTCGCACAAAATGGGCGCATGGCCATGAGCCGCGCGCGAAACCTGTTGCAAGTCCACCCCGCCAGCGTCACCAACATCGTCGACCGGCTCGAAGCAGACGGCTTCGTGCGTCGCGTCGCCCACCCCGACGATGGACGGGCCGTGCTCGTTGAGATTACCGATCAAGGCTCCGCGCTAGTGGCCGAAGCCACCGACGCGCTCAATACACACATCTTCGAAAATACGGGTTTCGCCGATACGGAACTGGCAACGCTCACCCGACTATTGGCGGACTTTCGCCGCCGCAGTGGAGACTTCGGGCCAGCGCAAGAGCCACCCGACCCGCTTTAG
- a CDS encoding ArsR/SmtB family transcription factor produces MAPPIDDDKVFKALASATRRRILDQLKDHPKTTGEVCAAVDDLDRCTVMQHLRVLEQAGLVIPQRKGRERWNHLSVLPIKHIYDRWISEYASPAVEVLSRLESDLNQ; encoded by the coding sequence ATGGCGCCCCCGATTGACGACGACAAAGTTTTCAAAGCCCTAGCCTCCGCCACGCGCCGCCGCATCCTCGACCAACTCAAGGACCACCCCAAGACCACCGGCGAAGTGTGCGCGGCCGTCGACGACCTCGACCGCTGCACGGTCATGCAACATCTGCGCGTCCTGGAGCAGGCCGGACTCGTCATCCCGCAGCGCAAAGGCCGCGAACGCTGGAACCACCTCTCGGTTCTGCCCATCAAACACATCTACGACCGTTGGATCAGCGAGTACGCCTCACCTGCGGTCGAGGTGCTTTCCCGGCTGGAATCAGACCTCAATCAATAG
- a CDS encoding SRPBCC domain-containing protein, which yields MEPKFSIAGRIDRPVEEVYEAVANPDQLSKYFTTGGAKGRVETGAVVHWDFADFPGEFPVDIVEAKPHERIVLRWDSDEDKDGDVAVKTTVTFGFESLADGRTLVTISEEGWRADESGLQASFGNCQGWTQMLCSMKAWLEHGITLRAGFYA from the coding sequence ATGGAACCCAAGTTCAGCATCGCGGGACGCATTGACCGGCCGGTCGAAGAGGTCTATGAGGCCGTAGCGAACCCCGATCAGCTGTCGAAGTACTTCACCACCGGTGGAGCGAAGGGCCGCGTCGAGACTGGTGCCGTTGTGCACTGGGATTTCGCCGATTTCCCAGGAGAGTTCCCCGTCGACATTGTCGAGGCGAAGCCTCACGAGCGCATCGTTTTGCGGTGGGACTCCGACGAGGACAAAGACGGCGACGTGGCGGTGAAAACGACCGTGACCTTCGGGTTCGAGTCGCTTGCGGATGGCCGCACCCTGGTCACAATCTCCGAGGAAGGTTGGCGAGCCGACGAATCGGGACTGCAAGCCTCGTTTGGCAACTGTCAGGGCTGGACGCAAATGCTGTGCTCAATGAAGGCATGGCTGGAACACGGCATCACCTTGCGCGCCGGTTTCTACGCGTAG